GCCCGCAATCTCAAATGGCAACAGGCGATCAAGATGCTGGTTACATCCGAACAACGCGAAGCATTCGAGCGCGACGGGTATTTCGTCACCGACAAGCTTTTCACCGACGAATTGCTCGATTCGACCGCAGACGATTTTGAGCGCCTGCGCAATATCATGGACGCCGAGCGGGCCGAGGACGGTGGCGACTCGATCAACATCGTCGGTCGCAACTTCATCTGGGACATGCACGACAAGAGTTCCGCCGCACGCCAGCTGGCGGTCGGCGAGACGATGTCGCAGCTGGCAATGGAGCTGATCGGGGACGACGTCCGGCTCTACTGGGACCAGGCAGTCACCAAGGCCCCGCGAACCGGCGGCAAATTCGACTGGCACCAGGATTCGGGCTACTACCCGATCGTTCCGGAGGAATACCTGACCATCTGGCTGCCGCTGCACGACGTCAACGAGCACAACGGTACCCTCGCAGTCATGCCGGGGTCGCACCGGTGGGGCCTGCAAGAACACAAAAAGGCCGAGGATTCGCCCGATCTGGTGGGCTACGACGGCGACGACCCGGGCGTGACGATCGACGTGGCCAAAGGACATGCGATCGCAATGTCATCGATGTGCCTGCACCGCTCCGGCCCCAACCAGTCGGACCAGGCCCGGCTGGCGTACGTAATCCAGTTCTGCCCGTCATTTGCCATCGATCCCAACACCGGGGGTCCGCGGGGGGCCTGGATCGAAGTGGCCCGGGGCGGCGAAGTGGTTTGCGATCAACTGCCGGAAGGCGAACTCGGCGAGTTGGGAGTCGGGAACTCGACCAAGCAACAAGTTACCGGAATCAACGCCCGCAAGTCTGGAAAGAAGCCCCGCCCGCTGGGAGGGCGCGTCTAAAGGCCATTGTCTGGCGGCGGCGCAATGCGCTACCGCCAGAACAAAAACCAGGGGCTTGCGGACCTTCAGTGGAGCGGGCGACGCTCGAGGACGCTAATCCGCCGCCTCCGACTTCCAAGTCCCGGTGAAATTGCCGGGCTAGGTCAAGATCTCGCCGGAATCGTTTATCCCGGAAAAAGCACGTCCACCGGCGGAGCAGCCGGAATTATCTCGGCCGCGGCCGCCCGCCGGTAAAGCTCGGCAAGCGCCGCGACGCCGTCGTCTCCCATGTCGTAGGTGAGATCGTTCACGTACATCTTGGCGAACTTCTCGCCGCGCTCGGCGTCGATCCCGCGGCCGAACTGCAGCGCGTAATCAACCGCGGCGGCATTATTGGCAAACGCCGCCCGGATGCTGCCTTGCAGCGCGTCGAGCAGTTGCAGGCGCAGGTCCGACGGCAACGACCGCTTGACGCAGTCGAGCCCCAGCGGCAACGGCAGGCCGGTTTCTTCAAACCAGACCTGACCCAGATCGCAGATCTTGTAGAGCCCGGCGTCAACGTAGGTGAGCTGCCCCTCGTGGATCACGACCGCCGCGGCAAGTTCGCCGTCGGCAACCGGCTCCATAACCTGATCGAACGGCAGCTGCACCGCCTCAACCGTAGGAAGGAACATCTTCGAGAGCATGAAAGCAGTGGTGTGCGGCCCCGGCATGGCCACCCGCTTCCCGGCCAGATCGGGCAGCGCGCAAGGCTCGCGGCTCACTACCAGCGGGCCGTAACCGAGCCCCATCGAGGCGCCGCAACAGAGGATCTGGTAGTCGGCGGCCACGTCCGGATAGACGGCCGCCGAAATCGCGGTCATATCCAATTCGGCCCGCAGGGCACGTTCGTTAAGACTCTGGATGTCTTCGAGCACCTCGCGGTGCCGGTACCTGGCACCATCGCCGATCCCGACCAGGTCGTGGGTGATCGCATAGAACATGAAAGCATCGTCGGCGTCCGGACTGTGCCCGATCGTCAGTTCGCCAATCCCGGCCATCAGACCGCCACCGGATCTGCGATCTGTTCAAGCACCCGGTATTTCGTATCGCGCCGTGCCGGTTTGAAACCGGCTTCGCGGATCATGAGCTGAACTTCGGCCTCGGTCGTCCGGTTGTAATGACCGGCCTCGTTCATCACGTTCTCGTCGAACAGCGTGCCGCCGAAATCGTCGGCCCCGAAGTGCAGGGCGATCTGGCCGGTCTTCTTGCCTTCGGAAAACCAGCTGGCGTCGATGTGATCGAAATTGTCCAGGTACAGCCGCGCCAGCGCCAGGATCCGCAAGTACTTGTTGGGCCCGGCCCGCTTGCGGCCCAGGCGGCGACCCAGCGGCGTGTCGCCGGGAGAGAAGCTCCAGGGGACGAATGCGTGGAAGTAGCCCGGCCCGGGTTCATCCTGAAGGTCCCGGATCCGGTCCAGGTGCTCGACGATGTCGGCGTCGGTCTCCACGTGCCCGTACATCATCGTCGCCGTCCCGGTGAATCCGACCCCGTGGGCCGCGCGCAGGATCTTTATCCATTCGTCGGCATCCATCTTCAGCGGCGAGATCTTGTGCCGCACCCGGTTGGTCAGGACCTCGGCGCCACCACCGGGCAAAGTCCTCTGACCGGCTTCCCAGAGAGCCTCGAAAATCGCGGAGTAGGACTCTCCGCTGACCTGGGCCATTTTGAAAATCTCCGGGGCCGACCAGAAATGGGGCGTCACCTGTGGATGGGCGGCGAGGACGGCGCGTACCAAGTCGGTGTAATAGGTCAGCGGCAGGTTCGGGTGAAGGCCGCCCTGCATGAGCACGGTCGTGCATCCCATTTCGGCGGCCCGCCCGACCTGCTCGACGATCTCGTCGGCGGTGTAGGTGTAAGCGCCCTGCTCGGCGCCGGACCCCGGGGGCCGATAAAACGCGCAGAACGAGCAGTAGGCGTCGCAGATGTTGGTGTAGTTGAGGTTCGTGTCGACTACGTAAGTGACCACCGGATCGGGGTGCCGCGCAAAGCGGGCCTCTGCGGCCAGCTGGCCCAGCTCCAGCAGGTCGGCGCGCTCCAAAAGATAGAGACCGTCGGCGCTATCCAGCCGTTCGTTGGCGACGAGTTTGGCGCGGATGGCATCGATCATCGGGAGACGCTCCGGGTTCGCACGCGGGCGTCCAATTCGAAGAACTGCTCCAGGCCGACCCGCTCGCGTTCGCCGAGACGGTAGCTGAATTTGGCCAGGTAGGATTCGATCTGCTCCTCCGTCATGCCCAGCCCCGGGCGGCGGTCCGCGATCTCCGAGACATCGGCGCCGTTGCGGGCCAGGTTGACCGAAAAATAGTCGGCCAGCTCCTCCAGGGCCGATTCGGATGCGCGGGGGCCGGCCAGCCACAGCGCGTACACGAATGGCGACCCGGAGAACTCGTACCAGGCCGCTCCCAGGTCGATCAAGTGTGGGAATTCGGCCGCCTGCTCGCTGAGGGCCTGGTCGCCGATCACCAGCTGGGCGTCGTTTTCGGGACCCAAGGGGTCGAATAGCAGGCCTTGGCCCAAGCCCCAGTACTCGTACAGGAGGACCTTCAGCAGCCGCAGCGAGGTCGCGGTCTCGGAAGTTACGCCGATGCGGGTACCGGGACTGAATTCTGAAGGCGGAATCCGCGAGCGGAGCAGCACCGAACTGACCGGACCGGCGGCCGCGATCGTGAAGTTGCCGACCTGGGCAAACAGGTCGGGATGGTCGGCCAGGGCCACCGAGGGAAGCGGGGCGGCGTCGATCGTGCCGGCGGCTGCCAGGTCGTACATCTGGCGCGGCGGCAGCGAGACCGCGGCCGAGCGGATGGTGTCGCTGGCAAAAAACGGTTCGGTGTTCAGATATGCGATCCGGCCCAGCCGCAGCCGTTGCAGCTCGGAGCTCTCAGGCAAAGACTTCCACCTCGCGGTAGAGGGCGTTGCGCGCCACCGGAATCTTGCCGGCGTCGCGCACCATCTGGGCCATCGCTTCCCGTTCGAGTCCCAGGGGACTCTCCGCCAGGGCAGCGTGGGCTATGCGCTCCTTGCCGATCGTGCCGTCGAGGTCGTCGGCGCCGAAATTGAGGCCGATCGCGGCGGTTTCGGCCCCGGTCATGATCCAATAGGACTTGATGTGCGGGACGTTGTCCAGCATCAGGCGCGACACCGCCAGCATCTTCAGGTCATCGATTGCGGTGGCGCCGCGGTCAACCAGGCGGGTGGTCCCCAGCTGGTATTCGAGCGGAATGAAAGCCAGGAATCCACCGGTCACGTCCTGTCCCTCGCGCAGGACGACCAGATGGTCGATCCGTTCCTCCAGCGTTTCTATGTGCCCGTATAGCAGCGTCGCATTCGAGCGCAGGCCGCGGCGGTGGGCCATGTGGTGGATGTCCATCCAGCGGTGACGGCCGATCTTGCCGCGGAACAGGAGTTTGCGTACGCGGTCGGAGAACACTTCCGCTCCGCCGCCGGGCATCGACTGTAATCCGGCATCGATCAATCGGTCGAATACCTCGTCCTCGCTGAGCTTGAAACGCTTGCAGAAGTAATCGATCTCGGCCGCCGTGAACGCCTTGATCTGCACGTTGGGGCGCTCGCGGCGGACCGTGCGCAGGAGCTCCTCGTACCACTCGAACGGCAGCGTGTGGTGATGCCCGCCGACCAGGTGCATTTCCTCCATCTCGGGGTGGATGGTTTCCAGGATTTCCTCGTAGGACATCTCGTAGGCGTGGTCGTCGCCGGGCTTGGCGGCGAAGTCGCAGAATTTGCACGAAAGCACGCAGATGTTGGTCGGGTTCACCTGCACGTTCAGGACAAAGTAGACCTTGTCTCCCGAGACTCGCCGCTTGGCGAAATCGGCCATTCGTCCCAGCCCCAGGATGTCGGAGGTCTCAAGCAGCGCCAGACCGTCCGCCTTGGGTAATCGCTCGCCGGCGACGACTCTCTCCCAGATCGGCGCCAGGGCCGGGTCGCTGAATTTCAGATCGGGTACCGGTGTCGGAAGGCGTTCCGGAAGGTCGAAGACCAGATCCGATGAGCTCAATTCTGCTCCCTCCGTGGGCTGGGAAGGCAACCGCGGCCGCGTTGCTCGCTCGTGCGGTCGAATCCCGTCCTGTCGTGGGTCCTTGGCAATTTTTTCGCGCCGGCGCCCGTAACCGGCAGTTTGCGGCGGCGCAATCCGGGCCCGATTCAATTATCGTTGCCTAGCATGCCGCGATCCCCGTAGCGCTCGTCGTCCAAAGCCTGCCGGGGCGGAACCGGAATCGGCCGGTTGACGGCAGGCCGGATACTTGA
The Chloroflexota bacterium genome window above contains:
- a CDS encoding menaquinone biosynthesis protein, with amino-acid sequence MPWRRVPWDSNGKRWPRWCATPARFRWRATPSTARWKSLPESSELQRLRLGRIAYLNTEPFFASDTIRSAAVSLPPRQMYDLAAAGTIDAAPLPSVALADHPDLFAQVGNFTIAAAGPVSSVLLRSRIPPSEFSPGTRIGVTSETATSLRLLKVLLYEYWGLGQGLLFDPLGPENDAQLVIGDQALSEQAAEFPHLIDLGAAWYEFSGSPFVYALWLAGPRASESALEELADYFSVNLARNGADVSEIADRRPGLGMTEEQIESYLAKFSYRLGERERVGLEQFFELDARVRTRSVSR
- a CDS encoding phytanoyl-CoA dioxygenase family protein codes for the protein MRSARNLKWQQAIKMLVTSEQREAFERDGYFVTDKLFTDELLDSTADDFERLRNIMDAERAEDGGDSINIVGRNFIWDMHDKSSAARQLAVGETMSQLAMELIGDDVRLYWDQAVTKAPRTGGKFDWHQDSGYYPIVPEEYLTIWLPLHDVNEHNGTLAVMPGSHRWGLQEHKKAEDSPDLVGYDGDDPGVTIDVAKGHAIAMSSMCLHRSGPNQSDQARLAYVIQFCPSFAIDPNTGGPRGAWIEVARGGEVVCDQLPEGELGELGVGNSTKQQVTGINARKSGKKPRPLGGRV
- a CDS encoding ABC transporter substrate-binding protein, whose amino-acid sequence is MAGIGELTIGHSPDADDAFMFYAITHDLVGIGDGARYRHREVLEDIQSLNERALRAELDMTAISAAVYPDVAADYQILCCGASMGLGYGPLVVSREPCALPDLAGKRVAMPGPHTTAFMLSKMFLPTVEAVQLPFDQVMEPVADGELAAAVVIHEGQLTYVDAGLYKICDLGQVWFEETGLPLPLGLDCVKRSLPSDLRLQLLDALQGSIRAAFANNAAAVDYALQFGRGIDAERGEKFAKMYVNDLTYDMGDDGVAALAELYRRAAAAEIIPAAPPVDVLFPG
- the mqnE gene encoding aminofutalosine synthase MqnE; this translates as MKFSDPALAPIWERVVAGERLPKADGLALLETSDILGLGRMADFAKRRVSGDKVYFVLNVQVNPTNICVLSCKFCDFAAKPGDDHAYEMSYEEILETIHPEMEEMHLVGGHHHTLPFEWYEELLRTVRRERPNVQIKAFTAAEIDYFCKRFKLSEDEVFDRLIDAGLQSMPGGGAEVFSDRVRKLLFRGKIGRHRWMDIHHMAHRRGLRSNATLLYGHIETLEERIDHLVVLREGQDVTGGFLAFIPLEYQLGTTRLVDRGATAIDDLKMLAVSRLMLDNVPHIKSYWIMTGAETAAIGLNFGADDLDGTIGKERIAHAALAESPLGLEREAMAQMVRDAGKIPVARNALYREVEVFA
- the mqnC gene encoding dehypoxanthine futalosine cyclase → MIDAIRAKLVANERLDSADGLYLLERADLLELGQLAAEARFARHPDPVVTYVVDTNLNYTNICDAYCSFCAFYRPPGSGAEQGAYTYTADEIVEQVGRAAEMGCTTVLMQGGLHPNLPLTYYTDLVRAVLAAHPQVTPHFWSAPEIFKMAQVSGESYSAIFEALWEAGQRTLPGGGAEVLTNRVRHKISPLKMDADEWIKILRAAHGVGFTGTATMMYGHVETDADIVEHLDRIRDLQDEPGPGYFHAFVPWSFSPGDTPLGRRLGRKRAGPNKYLRILALARLYLDNFDHIDASWFSEGKKTGQIALHFGADDFGGTLFDENVMNEAGHYNRTTEAEVQLMIREAGFKPARRDTKYRVLEQIADPVAV